DNA sequence from the Stigmatella aurantiaca genome:
GCTCCAGCTCCGGCCACTGGTGGTCGATGAAGCCCTGCCACTGCACCAGGTCCTCGGCGGGGTAGCCGCCGATGAGCTGCTCCTGGAAGAGGCCGACGGTGACGTCCTCGGCGGCCATCCGTCGCCCCAGCTCGAGCGCCCGGTCCACGTTCCGGGAGAACGCTCCCACCGTGGTGTTGACGCTGGCGAGCCCTACCTTGACAAGCCGCATGGGTGCGAATCCTCTCGAGGCCCACGGCGCGTGCACACGCGCGGGCCGGTGTGGTGTCCGGGTGGAGAAAAGGCCTGGGATGCCAGAGGACGCAAGCGTTTCGGCGCGCGCGGGCCGGACTTAGTTCAGTGGCCCGGTGGGCTTCACGGGCTGGAGGCGGGCCATCAGCTCGCCCACCTCCCCAGTCACCGCATCCAGGCGCTTGCGGACATCCAGCTCGGCCAGCAGCTCCTGGCGCCGCTCCGGCTCGGGGATGATGGCGGCGGCCACCACGTCCGCCAGCGTTCCGCCACTGGCGCGCGCCACCGCGGGCAGCAGCCCCTCCGAGAAGGAGGGGGGCACCCGCCCCGCGAGCTCGAACACCGCCTGCCGGAGCTGCTCCTCCTCGGGCCCCTCGTAGGGGAAGTCCGGCAACAGCTCCACCCGGACCTGGCGGTAGAGCCGCTCGGCGGGAAGCTCGGACACCAGCCGGGCCCGGCAGACGCCCTGCAGGAGGATGTTGTAGCGGCCGTTCTCCAGCACCTCGTGCCAGACGATGAGGCCCGCGCACATGAGGGGCTGCAGGGCCGGCCGCCCGGCATAGCTCGGTTCCCAGCCGGGCGCGAGCTGGGCGAGGGCCATGACCTGGTCGCCCGCCAGCGCATCCCGGACCAGCTCCCGGTACCGGGGCTCGAAGATGTGCAGCGGCAACACCGAGTGCGGCAGGAGCACCGCAGACGGCAGGGGAAAGACCTTCAGCGATTCCGAGGCTTCAACGAGGCTTGGTGGGACCGTCATGGGCGCTTCCTCTCCTGAATACTGTTCATAAGGCGGCCCCCTGGAAGCCGCACCCCCTTCAGGCGGGAGCTCACCGGCTCGCAAGGCGGTGGAAACTGGCCGTGCTTTCGCTAGGGTGCGCAGCCTCATGCCGGATACGTCCTCCGTTTCCAAGGTGCCCGCCGTCCCCGCCGAGAAGATCTCCTGGTACCGCAGGCTCTACCTGCGCGTGGAGGCCCTGTCCTCCACCAAACATGCCCTGGCGGCCATGCTCGCGGTGTCCGTGGTGGACGGCTCGTTCTTCCCGGTGCCGCCCTTCGCGCTGCTGGTGCCCATGGTGATGGCGCAGCCGAAGAAGTGGCTGCGCTATGCGGTGCTGGGAACGGTGGCGAGCCTGGTGGGTGGCCTGCTCGGCTACTGGCTGGGCACGCTCATCAACGCCGGCGCCGTGAGCTTCCTGAACATCGACCTGAACATGCGCGTGCAGCGCTTCGGCATCGATGCCTCGCTGGGCGAGCTGCTGGGCCAGAACTTCTGGGTGCTGGCGCTGCTGTGCTCGGTGCTCCCCACGCCGTTCAAGGTGGTGGCCATCGGCAGCGGCATGGTGTCCGTGCCGCTGGACCGCTTCCTCCTGGCGGCCATCATCGGCCGCACGCTGCGCTTCATGGCCGTGTCCGGGGTGATGCGCTTCGCGGGCCCCACGGCGCGCAAGTGGCTGCGCGTCTGAGCCCTCGCGCGGGCGCTCACGAGCCGGTCCGCAGCACCCCCGGCTCCATCGCCGCGTCGATGGTGGCCAGCAGCACGTCGGGCCGCACCGGCTTCTCCAGCACCTGATTGCGCACCGTGCGCAGGAACTCGCGCGCGGCCGCCGTGCAGGCGCCCCCGGAGATGAAGACCAGGCGCTCGGCCAGCGCCGGCTCGCGCAGGGTCAGCCAGGCGTGGATGTCCATCCCCGTCGTGCCGGGCATCTGCAAGTCACACACGACGACATCGAAGCGCTGGCCCGCGGAGACCCACTCCAGCGCCTCGCTGCCACGCGTGGTGGTGACGACATCGTGGCTGGGCTCCAGCAGCAGGCGCATGGACTGCGCCAGGCGGGGCTCGTCGTCGATGATGAGGACGCGCCCGCGCCGCGCCGCGGCCCGCTCCTGGGTTTCCACCGCAGTGCTCATACGTTGAGGCAACGTGTTCACTTCGCCCTCCGAAGGAGCCGCCGGCAACAAAACGGTGAAGACGGAGCCCCGGCCCGGCTCACTGCGGACGAGCAGCTCGCCCGCGTGCGCCTGGATGATCTGATGACAGATGGAGAGCCCCAACCCGGTGCCCTCCTCGCTCGACTTGGTGGTGAAGAAGGGCTCGAAGATGTGCGGGAGCACCTGGGGGTGAATGCCCCGGCCGGTGTCCGACACCTCCACCAGCGCCCGTCCATCCAGTGCCCTTCCGGTGCGCACCCGCACCTCGTGCTGCGCCATGCTCCCATCCGGGATGGCCTGCATCGCGTTGACGAGCAGGTTGAGCAGCACCTGCCCCAGCCGCGCCTCGCTGCCCATCACCCGGGGCACCGGCCCGTACTCCTCCACGAGCCGGGCCCGGCTGCCCAGCACGTGCCGCGTCATGCGCAGCGCGGGGGCCACCACCGCGAGCAGGTCCACGCGCTGGTGCTCCTCGCGCCCCTCGCGGCTGAACGTGCGGAGATCCTGCACGAGCAGCCGGATGCGCTCGGCGCCCTCCTGCGCATTGCGCATGTGGCCGTACACCGCGCGGCTCACCGCGCTGCCACGGCCCAGCTCCCGCGCCACCGCATCGAGGTTCATCGTCAGGTAGGCCAGCGGGTTGTTGATTTCGTGGCCCACGCCCGCGGCGAGCGTCCCCACCGCGGCGATGCGCTCGGCGGCCAGGAGGCGCGCGCGCATCTCGTGGGTGGCGGTGACATCCCGGTACATGGAGACCAGGTGCGTGGGCACCCCCGCCGCGTCCCGGACGGGGGACAGCTGCAGCTCGCTGTAGAGGCGCTGGCCATCCCGCCGCGCCAGGGGTACCTCCCCCCGGAACGGAAGCGCCCGGGCCAGGGCCTCCTCCACGCGCTGACGCGCCCCGGGCGCCATCTCGCTCACGTGCTTGCTGGGCGAGGCCCCGTGCACTTCCTCCGGGGGCGCGCCCACCAGCGCGTGGTAGGTCGCATTGGCGTAGACGATGCGGGGCCCCTCGGGCGTCACCTTGCTGATGGTGACCCCCTCGCCCACGTCGCGCAGGGCCGCGTCCAGCAGCTCCAGCCGCGCCAGCGCATTGCTGCGCTCGGCGCTGACGGCCGCGAGCAACAGCCCGGCCACGGAGTGCACGGTGATGAAGAGCTGGCTGACCAGCAGGTGGCCGCCCTCGGTCCCTTCCGTGAAGGGGCTGTTGCCCGTCACCGTGCCCCAGATGGACATCACGGTGATGAACAGCGTGGTGAGCGCCGTGCCCTGGGGGCCAAAACGCAGGGCCGCCCAGATGCACACCGGCACGAAGAGGGAGGGCTCCGCGCGGGCGATGCGCGCATCCAGCACCCCGCCGTGAAACACCTCCCAGCCAAGCAGCAGGACGGCCACGCCGAGCCCCAGCGCCTCGGCCCGGTGCGCCAGGGGCCGCCGCTGCCACATCAGCAAGGCGGCCGGCACCACGACCAGGACGCCCAGCGCATCGCCCGCCCACCACACCGTGGCCACCGCCAGGAAGGACGGCCCCGCCAGGGCGCCCGACAGGCTCAAGCTGAACACGCTCACCAGGCTGCTCACGAGCGGGCAGCCCACGGCCACCAGAATCAGCGAGACGACGTCCCGGACACGCTCCAGCAGGGGCGAGAAGCCCAGGCGCCTCAGCGCCCACAGCGCGAACAGCGCCTCCAGCGTGCTGCCCACCGACATGCCCAGGCAGGCGGGCCAGGGCGAGCCCCTCAGGACGGTGAAGGCCAGGGTGCCCAGGAAGATGCCCGGCCAGTGCGCCCACCCGAGCCACAGGAGCGCGGCGACCGCCACCCCCGAAGCCGGCCACACAGGGCTGACGGCGTCCGGAAAGATGGCGAACGGCACGCTCACATACCCGGCGGCCAGGTACAGCACGGCCACGCACAGCATGTTCCGCAGGCCGCGCAGGGTGAACGCCTGTGCCATGAACGCATGGAATAAGATGGCTCAACCCCCCCGGATGGCCCGCGTACGTGAAACGGCATCGTACCCGGCGGCCAGGCTGGGTCAAAACCTACCGGACGGCTTTTTCCGCGTTTTGTCTTCCTCCGGGCGTTGGCGGGCAATCACCCGGCGCCGCCCACGTAGGAGAGGACGTAGGTGAAGACCCGCATCCCGGAGGAATCGAACACCATGTCACGTCCTGGTGCCGCCGCCCTGTTGTCGTTCATCGTTCCAGGAGTGGGCCAGATTTATAATGGCGACATCCTGCGCGGCCTCTTCTGGCTCATCATCACCCCGGGCTTCTGGGTGGGCTCGGGGGGTTTGCTGGGCTGGGTGTGCCACTTCATCGCCGCCGCCACGGCGTACAGCCGCGCCGAGGACAAGGAGCTGGGCCGCCTGCCCGCCTAGCCTCCGGCGCGCACGCCGCGCAGGGCCGCGCCCAGCTCCTCCGCCGTGGTGGCGAGGGCCTGGGCGCCGTGGGCCCGGAGCTCCTCCACCCCCCGGAAGCCCCACGTCACCCCGACGCTGACCATGCCCGCGCCCCGCGCGGTGTCCATGTCCACGGAGGTGTCTCCCACGAAGGCGCAGTCTCCCGGGGCCACACCCAGCTCCTGGGCCAGGGCGAGCGCCGCGGTGGGGTCCGGCTTGCGGGGGATGCCGGGCCGCTCGCCGTAGACGGCCGCGAAGGGCACGTCCGGCATCAGCCCCTTCACCAGCTTCTTCGTGAAGCCATCCGACTTGTTGCTCAGCACCGCCAGCTTCACGCCCTCCCGGTCCAGCTCCGCCAGCAGCGGCAGGAGGCCCGGAAACACCACCGTCTGATCGAACAGGTGCTCCGCGTAATAGGCGCGGTAGACGGTGAGAAGGGAGGTGTGCAGCGCCTCGTCCCCTCCCGAGGCCGCCCTCCGGGCCAGCTCCATCACGCCCTCGCCCACGAAGTGGCTGTACGCGCTGGTGGGATGGGTGGGCAGGCCATGGTGGGCGAGCGAGTGGTTCATCGCCGCGGCGATGTCCGCCAGCGAATCCACCAACGTCCCATCGAGATCAAACAGGGCAGCGCGCAGGGGCATGGTCCCCCTCATACACGAACGCCCCGGCCAGACAGAGGGCCGAGGCGCGTGGGCGGCTCAAGACTTCTCAGGCAGCGGTCAGTGAGGGGCCGCCGAGGCGCTGGCCCCTGGGGTGGCCTCGGGGCCGCCCTTGGTGAGCACCGCGAAGTTGATGTTGTTGTAGCCCGCGGTGGCGCAGCTGAACATCACCCGCTTGATGACCTTGAACTCCACTTCCTTGGAGGCCTGGATGTTGACGTCGCCCTTGAAGGCGTTGGCGTCGTCCTGGGCCATGGCGTGGAGGTCCTCGAACTGCTTCTTCATGTCCCGGAGCTTCTCCTCCAGGGCAGGAATGTTGAGGTACTCGTCCTTCACCAGGTCCTCGACCCGGCCCACGATGGTGCCCGAGACGCTCACCTGCTCGGCGGAGACCATCACCACCGGGTGCATCTCGATCTCCTTGACGTTGATGGCCTCGGGCAACTGGATGTCCTTGGTCATCATCAGCACCTCGCCCGTCGCGGAGAAGTTCGCGATGAGGAAGAGCACGATGATGACGAACATGTCGACCAGCGGCGTGATGAGCAGGTCGGCGTAGCCGCCCTTCTTGCCGTGCCCGCCGTGGCCGAACACCTTCGAGTGCTCCAACCGCTTGCCGTACCGCTTACCGGGAACCTTGATGGCCATGGTGTCGTGTACCTTGAATTCTTTGGAGGGACAGGGCCGTTAGCCCGCCGCCATCACCGAGACTTGGGGAAGCCCCGAGCCCATGCACTCGTCGATGATGCGGACCAGGATGTCGTAGCGGACCTTGTCATCCGTCTGCAGCGTGATGGCGGATTGATCCGGGAACTGCTCGCGGATCTCCTTGAAGCGCGCGGTGAGCTTGGCCAGATCCAGCTTCCCGCTCTCGTCGCGGGAGATCGGAATCGGGTCGAACGTGCTCTGGTCCGCCGAGAGGCGCATCTCCTCGGGCGTGATGGCCAGCGTGAGCTGCACCGTCTTGGTCTCCGAGGGCGGCGTCTCCTCCGTGGAGGGCCCGCCGGCCTGGGAGACCTGGAGCTTGCCGATCTGGGTCCACACGGCCGTGAGGAGCAGGAAGCTGATGGTCACCGCCATCAGGTCGATGAAGGGGGTCAGGTTGATCGAAGCGTCCAGTGGCTTCTTGCCACCTTTGCCTCCGCCCCCAAGGTCCATACCGCCGGCCATGACAACCTCCGCTCAGCCACTACCGTTGTTCAGAGAGAAAAAAGACTGCCACAAAGACGAAGGGCGCTGCTGTCCGTCGTGCTTCTCCAGACAGCGCGCCCGTGTTCCAGGTTCCGGCGATTACTCTTCGTGCCCGTGGGTGGCGACCGGGATGTTCATGTTCTTGAACTTGTCGCGGTTGGTCACGATGAGGTTCAGCACCGAGACGCTGGTCTCGTTGATGTCGTTGATGATGGACTGGGTGCGGCCCATCAGCACCGAGAAGGCCACCAGCGCCGGGATGGCCGTCAGCAGCCCGAAGCCCGTGCAGTTCATGGCTTCCGAGATACCGTTCGCCAGAATCGTCGCCTTGTCGGCCGGGTTCACGTTGGCCACGGCTTCGAAGCAGGAGATCAGACCGGACACCGTTCCGAGCAGACCGGCGAGCATGGCGGCGTTGCCGAGCATGGCGAGGTAACCGGTGCGCACCTCGAGCTTGGGCGTCTCGCGCAGCGAGGCCTCGTCGAGCGCCGCCTGGACCTCTTCCTGGCCCTTCGGCACGTTCATCAGGCCCGCCTTGATGACGGCGGTGAGCGGGGTGGCCTTCTGGCCGGCCACGTAGTTGATGGCCTTGTCCAGGTCACCCGCGTAGATGTGCTTCTTCAGGCCGCGCAGGAAGCCCTCCTTGTTGATGGAGGACTTGAAGAACAGCACGATGCTGCGCTCCACCACGATGGCCAGCGCGACGACGCCGCACAACGCGATGGGGTACATGCCCCACTGTCCTGCCTCCCAGCGCCGGGCAATCTCCTCGAACAGCGTGCGATCCGGCCCGCCGGTGTTCGCCAGGATGGTCAGGTTCGTCAAGGACCCCAGGTTCATCGCGTGTTGCCTCCAAGTAGGCGCTGGCCCCCGTTTTACGGGCCTTACAGTCCTTATACCAGCCCTCCGGACAGTGCAGCAGGGAGGGGAAATATTCGGGACTGGGTGGTGAAAACAGTGGGGCCGACTTTAGGAATCGCACCCCCCAGTGTCAAGGCAGCCCCCCGCGTTAGCTATTGAAATCTCATGGTTATTTTGCTTTCGGACCAGGGCTTGGCACCCCGCGCGTGAAGGTGGGGAGCACCACATCTGGTGCCTGGCCGGATGCTTGGGTCCCCTGTTTTCCCGTGGTAAGCGCGCCCGCATGGAGAGGAAGCGGATTGGAGAGATCCTCCTGCAGCGCGGGGCGATCAGCCCGGTGCAGCTGGAGGAGGGACTCAAGGCCCAGCGGCAGACCCAGCAGCGGCTGGGGACGACCCTGGTCGCCCAGGGGGCGATCACCGAGGCCACCCTGGTCCAGGCCCTGAGCGAGGCGCTGGGGCTGCCCGTGGTGGACCTGGCCGCCGTCACCCCGGACTGGGCGGCCATTCACCTGGTGCGGGCGCGGTTCTGCGAGCAGCACGAGCTGTTCCCCTTCGCCCTGGAGAACCGGGGGGGCCGCCGGCACCTGGTGGTGGCCATGACCGACCCGCTCCACGGCCCCGCGCTGGAGGAGATGGAGTTCACCACCGGCCTCAAGGTGAGCCCCCGGGTCGCCGCCCGCTCCGCGGTGCGCGCCGCCATCCTGCGCTACTACCACAAGGCGGCCCCCACCCCCGCCCGCCCCGCGGCCCCCACCGGCAAGGACGCCCCGCGCGCCGCGCAGGCCCGCCCGCCCCTGCCCTCCCGGCCCGCCCCGGCCCCCCGCGAGGACGACGACGAGGAGGTCATCGTCGGCGAGGAGCTGAGCGCCGCGGACAAGACGCAGCGCACGCGGCTGGCGGACCTCATCACCGAGCGCGAGCAGCAGCGGCGCAAGAAGGGGGCCAAGGCTCCGGCCCGGCCCGGCCCGGGCGGCTCGGGGGTGCTGGATGACCTGGACTACCTCATCGGGGGCGGCGGCCTGCGGGACGAGCCGGACCGCATCGAGGAGCTGGAACGCAAGTTCTGGGCCCTCATGCGCATCATGGCGCGCAAGGGGCTGCTCACCAACGAGGAGTTCACCCGCGAGCTGGACGACAAGGGCGAATCCTGAGGAGACACGCGATGCGCACGAGAGCCTTACTCACGGTGGTGGCGGTGCTCGGCTGGGCTGGACTCTGGGGGTGTCAGGGCAAGGGCGTGGCCCTGAAGCTCGACATGGATCCGCCCTCCGTCACGCCCGCGGAGGCCCAGGCCTTCAGCGGACAGGTGCGCGGCGTGGAGCCCCAGCTCACGCTCAACGGCGCGCCGGTGCCCTTGAAAGAGGGGCGGTTCGAAGTCACCGAGCCCCTGAAGCAGGGGGACAACGTGTTCACCTTCGTCCTGTCGGCGAAGCCGGGCGCGGACAAGGCCGCGGAGCAGAAGACGGACCGCTACGAGGTGAAGCGCGTGCCGCAGGAGGTCTTCGACGCGGAGCACTTCTACAGCACGAGCGGCAGCATGAACGGCACCCAGCGCAGCAGCTCCGGAGGCCTGCTCGCGGACAAGGCCGAGGGCCGGCTTCAGGCGGATGAGCTGAGCGGCTCGCGCCTGGAGGAGTACGGCCACGAGAACCGGCCGCCCCGGGACGGCATGCCGCTGGACATCCGCCTGAGCGTGGGAGAGGGCCGGGTGAAGGTCTCCGTCAAGCCAGAGCAGGGCCCGGTGGCCAGCGCCGTGGCCTCGCCCGGCACCCCCGCCACGCTCCAGGCCTCCGCGGAGCTGCACCACCGCAAGTACACCGTCCGCCTGGAGGCCCTGGACGGCAAGCCCGCGCGGAAGGTGGACCTGCAGGTGCGCTACTAGTTAGCGCCTCAGGGCTTGGCCAGGGGCAGCCGCAGGATGAACACGGTGCCCTGGCCCAGCGTGCTGTCCACGGTGATGCGGCCCCCGTGGCTCTCCACGATGCCCTGCACGATGGAGAGCCCCAGCCCCGTGCCCTTGCCCTCCTCCTTCGTGGTGAAGAAGGGGTCGAAGATGTGGCTCAGGTGCTTCGGGTCGATGCCCGTGCCCGTGTCGCTCACCCGCACCACCGCGTCCTCCCCGTCGCGCTCGGTGGACAGCACGACTTTTCCCCCGGCCGCCATGGCATGGCAGGCGTTGGTGATGAGGTTGACGAAGACCTGGACCAGGTTGGTGCGCACCGCGGAGATGGGCGGCAGCGGGGTGTAGTCGCGCTCCACCGCCACCTTGGCGTGCGCGACGACGTGCTCGCAGTAGCCCACGGCCTGATCCAGGATGGACTCCAGCGGCACGTGCTCCGGCTTCTCCCTGGCGGGCCGCGCATAGGAGACCAGGTCCCTCGTGAAGCGCAGGATGCGGTCGCTGCTCTCGCGGATCTTCTTCAGCTTGTCCTGCTCGGACGTGGAGTTGGGGCGCAGCCGCGCGTTCATCAGCAGCGACTCGGCGTAGGCGGCCACCGCCGTCATGGGGTTGTTGATTTCGTGCACCACGCTGGCGGCGAGCTGGCCGATGGAGGCCAGCTTCTCCGCGTGGATGATGCGCTTCTCCAGCTCCTTGACGACCGTGATGTCCTGCCCGATGGCGATGACGCCCTCGACTTCTCCCTGGGTCGTGAGCATGTGGGAGGTGGCGAACGCCACGCGCACCTCGCGGTCGCGCGAGCGCAGCCGCGTCTCGAAGCTGTTCACCCGCTCGCCGCGCATGGCCGCCGACAGCATGGCGCCAAAGCGCAGATGCTCGTCCTCGGGGATGAAGGCGAACACGTCCTTGCCCAGCACCTCCTCCTTGGTGAAGCCCGTGAGCGCCACGAGCGCCTGGTTGAACACCACCACCTGCCGGTCCCGGTTCGCCACGAGGATGAGGGCGTTGGCCCGCTCCAGCAGGTCCTCCAGGTACTTGCGCACGAACGTCAGCTCGTCGATGAGCTTGGCGTTGCGCACCGCCACCGCCACCTGGTTGGCCAGCTGCAGGAGCACGCGCTCGTCGTGGGAGACGTCCGCCTCGAGCCCCTCCGGGTACTCCATGTTGATGGCGCCGAAGAGCTGGCCGCTGGCCACCAGCGGCGCGCTCACCCCCAGCGCCGTCCCGGTGAAGATGAGCGGCACCTCGCGGGCCACCGTCACCCGGTCCGGGGGCAGCCGCGCCATCTCCAGGTGCGTGCGGGCCACCGCGCTGCGCTTGAGGACCAGCGGCTCGTGGGCGCCGTCCTTCAGCCGCCCTTCGGCGTAGAGCGAGGTGAGGCCGCAGGTGCGCGCATCCACGATGCGGATGCAGAAGGTGCGGCTGGGGAACAGCTCCTTCACCCCGCGCGCCACCGCCGCCACCAGCTCCTCCTCGCCGCTGGCCTCCGCCACGCTGCGGCTCAGGTCGAGCAGCACCCCCTCCGTGCGGGCCTGCTCCAGCAGGGCGCGCTCGGCCACCATGAGCCGCCCGGGCTCCAGCCTGCCGCGCACCGCCACCGTGTCGCCCCGGCGCGCCACGGTCAGCAGCACGCAGCGGCGGCCCGGCAGCGGCACCTCCACATCCGAGCTGTCCCCGTCCTCGGGCACCAGGCTGGGCTCCTGGGAGAGCGTCTGCACCATGCCGGCCACCATGCCCTCGGGCGTGGTGCCGTGGACGGTGCAGAAGCGCACGAAGGGCGGGTTGGCGGCCTGCAGCCGCATGGAGCCGTCACACAGCGCCAGCGGCTCGTCCAGCACCTCGAAGAGGGCCTGGAAGGCCTCCAGCGGGGGGCCCTCGCTCCTGCGCACCACCCGGAAGTCACTCTTCATGGGAGGAGGCCTTGTCGAGATCGAGGATGCGCTGCGTGCCCATATAGGTCTTGGTCTCGTAGCGGGTAATCTTGCCGATCTTCCGGACGATCTCCGCCATGCGTTCGGCCTCGCGGTAGATGATGTCCACGGGTTTGAAGGCGAAGTCCTCGGGCTTGAGCTTGCGCTTGAGCAGCTCCGCGTAGCCCATCACCGAGGTGAGCGGCTGGTTGAGTTCGTGGGCCGCGGTGCCCGCCAGGGCGACGATGACGGCGCTCTTCTCGCTCTCCTCCAGCCGCGTCTCCACGTCCGACAGCTTGCGCTCCAGCTGCATGCGGTCGCGCAGGTCCGTGAAGATGCCCACGCTGGCCACCTCCCGGCCCCCCTCGTAGAGGATGGAGGCCGTCATGTTCACCGGGACGAGCTCCTGGGCGCGGTTCACCACATCCTGCCGGCACATGGAGAGCCGGCCGCGGCCCCCGAAGTCCGGGCTGCGCAGCTGGGCCATGATGCGCTCGGCGACCCCCACGGGGTAGAGCTGGCGGATGGTCATCGTCCCCAGCACCTCCTGGGCGGTGTAGTCCAGGATGGCCTCCGCCCCCTTGTTGAAGAGGATGATGCGGCCCTGCATGTCCGCGGCGATGATGGCATCCACGGACGAGTCGATGAGCCGCTCCAGGAAGTCCTTGGTGTGGCGCAGCTCGTCGGCCAGGCGCCGCGCGTGCGTCACGTCCCGGAACGAGAGGATGGTGGCCGCGCCGCTGTCGCGCAGGGGCGCGGCGGACAGGGAGAGCGTGAGCTGCCGGCCCGCCTGGGTGCTCACGCCGACATCCACGCCCGCGCGCGTCTCCCCGCGCCCCGCGCAGGCCACCATCTCCATGAGCACCCCGTCGTCCACCGGGTGCGTGAGCTGGTGCAGGTGCCTGCCCCGGGCCTCGTTGGGCGAGGTGTCCAGCAGCATGGCGCCCGCCGGGTTGAGGCTGAGCACGCACGCCTTGTCATCCAGGATGGCCACCCCCTCGCTCACGTTGGCGAAGAACAGGTGGTAGGTGCGCAGCGCGGCCGCCTGCTCCTCGGCGGCGATGCGCGCGGACTTCTCGCGCTCGGTCTGCCCGCGCATGTCCTGGAGCACGCTGGCGTTGCGCAGCGCGATGGCGGTGGCGTGCGCCACGGTCGTCAGGAAGTCGATCTCCCGCCCGGAGAAGGTGCGGCGCTGGCCCGCGGCCCGCACCAGCAGCACGCCGCGCACCTCGCCCCGGATGG
Encoded proteins:
- a CDS encoding ExbD/TolR family protein, coding for MAGGMDLGGGGKGGKKPLDASINLTPFIDLMAVTISFLLLTAVWTQIGKLQVSQAGGPSTEETPPSETKTVQLTLAITPEEMRLSADQSTFDPIPISRDESGKLDLAKLTARFKEIREQFPDQSAITLQTDDKVRYDILVRIIDECMGSGLPQVSVMAAG
- a CDS encoding MASE1 domain-containing protein, whose translation is MAQAFTLRGLRNMLCVAVLYLAAGYVSVPFAIFPDAVSPVWPASGVAVAALLWLGWAHWPGIFLGTLAFTVLRGSPWPACLGMSVGSTLEALFALWALRRLGFSPLLERVRDVVSLILVAVGCPLVSSLVSVFSLSLSGALAGPSFLAVATVWWAGDALGVLVVVPAALLMWQRRPLAHRAEALGLGVAVLLLGWEVFHGGVLDARIARAEPSLFVPVCIWAALRFGPQGTALTTLFITVMSIWGTVTGNSPFTEGTEGGHLLVSQLFITVHSVAGLLLAAVSAERSNALARLELLDAALRDVGEGVTISKVTPEGPRIVYANATYHALVGAPPEEVHGASPSKHVSEMAPGARQRVEEALARALPFRGEVPLARRDGQRLYSELQLSPVRDAAGVPTHLVSMYRDVTATHEMRARLLAAERIAAVGTLAAGVGHEINNPLAYLTMNLDAVARELGRGSAVSRAVYGHMRNAQEGAERIRLLVQDLRTFSREGREEHQRVDLLAVVAPALRMTRHVLGSRARLVEEYGPVPRVMGSEARLGQVLLNLLVNAMQAIPDGSMAQHEVRVRTGRALDGRALVEVSDTGRGIHPQVLPHIFEPFFTTKSSEEGTGLGLSICHQIIQAHAGELLVRSEPGRGSVFTVLLPAAPSEGEVNTLPQRMSTAVETQERAAARRGRVLIIDDEPRLAQSMRLLLEPSHDVVTTTRGSEALEWVSAGQRFDVVVCDLQMPGTTGMDIHAWLTLREPALAERLVFISGGACTAAAREFLRTVRNQVLEKPVRPDVLLATIDAAMEPGVLRTGS
- a CDS encoding general secretion pathway protein GspE — translated: MERKRIGEILLQRGAISPVQLEEGLKAQRQTQQRLGTTLVAQGAITEATLVQALSEALGLPVVDLAAVTPDWAAIHLVRARFCEQHELFPFALENRGGRRHLVVAMTDPLHGPALEEMEFTTGLKVSPRVAARSAVRAAILRYYHKAAPTPARPAAPTGKDAPRAAQARPPLPSRPAPAPREDDDEEVIVGEELSAADKTQRTRLADLITEREQQRRKKGAKAPARPGPGGSGVLDDLDYLIGGGGLRDEPDRIEELERKFWALMRIMARKGLLTNEEFTRELDDKGES
- a CDS encoding HAD family hydrolase; translation: MPLRAALFDLDGTLVDSLADIAAAMNHSLAHHGLPTHPTSAYSHFVGEGVMELARRAASGGDEALHTSLLTVYRAYYAEHLFDQTVVFPGLLPLLAELDREGVKLAVLSNKSDGFTKKLVKGLMPDVPFAAVYGERPGIPRKPDPTAALALAQELGVAPGDCAFVGDTSVDMDTARGAGMVSVGVTWGFRGVEELRAHGAQALATTAEELGAALRGVRAGG
- a CDS encoding MotA/TolQ/ExbB proton channel family protein, translating into MNLGSLTNLTILANTGGPDRTLFEEIARRWEAGQWGMYPIALCGVVALAIVVERSIVLFFKSSINKEGFLRGLKKHIYAGDLDKAINYVAGQKATPLTAVIKAGLMNVPKGQEEVQAALDEASLRETPKLEVRTGYLAMLGNAAMLAGLLGTVSGLISCFEAVANVNPADKATILANGISEAMNCTGFGLLTAIPALVAFSVLMGRTQSIINDINETSVSVLNLIVTNRDKFKNMNIPVATHGHEE
- a CDS encoding GAF domain-containing sensor histidine kinase, encoding MKSDFRVVRRSEGPPLEAFQALFEVLDEPLALCDGSMRLQAANPPFVRFCTVHGTTPEGMVAGMVQTLSQEPSLVPEDGDSSDVEVPLPGRRCVLLTVARRGDTVAVRGRLEPGRLMVAERALLEQARTEGVLLDLSRSVAEASGEEELVAAVARGVKELFPSRTFCIRIVDARTCGLTSLYAEGRLKDGAHEPLVLKRSAVARTHLEMARLPPDRVTVAREVPLIFTGTALGVSAPLVASGQLFGAINMEYPEGLEADVSHDERVLLQLANQVAVAVRNAKLIDELTFVRKYLEDLLERANALILVANRDRQVVVFNQALVALTGFTKEEVLGKDVFAFIPEDEHLRFGAMLSAAMRGERVNSFETRLRSRDREVRVAFATSHMLTTQGEVEGVIAIGQDITVVKELEKRIIHAEKLASIGQLAASVVHEINNPMTAVAAYAESLLMNARLRPNSTSEQDKLKKIRESSDRILRFTRDLVSYARPAREKPEHVPLESILDQAVGYCEHVVAHAKVAVERDYTPLPPISAVRTNLVQVFVNLITNACHAMAAGGKVVLSTERDGEDAVVRVSDTGTGIDPKHLSHIFDPFFTTKEEGKGTGLGLSIVQGIVESHGGRITVDSTLGQGTVFILRLPLAKP
- a CDS encoding ExbD/TolR family protein — translated: MAIKVPGKRYGKRLEHSKVFGHGGHGKKGGYADLLITPLVDMFVIIVLFLIANFSATGEVLMMTKDIQLPEAINVKEIEMHPVVMVSAEQVSVSGTIVGRVEDLVKDEYLNIPALEEKLRDMKKQFEDLHAMAQDDANAFKGDVNIQASKEVEFKVIKRVMFSCATAGYNNINFAVLTKGGPEATPGASASAAPH
- a CDS encoding LON peptidase substrate-binding domain-containing protein produces the protein MTVPPSLVEASESLKVFPLPSAVLLPHSVLPLHIFEPRYRELVRDALAGDQVMALAQLAPGWEPSYAGRPALQPLMCAGLIVWHEVLENGRYNILLQGVCRARLVSELPAERLYRQVRVELLPDFPYEGPEEEQLRQAVFELAGRVPPSFSEGLLPAVARASGGTLADVVAAAIIPEPERRQELLAELDVRKRLDAVTGEVGELMARLQPVKPTGPLN
- a CDS encoding YqaA family protein: MPDTSSVSKVPAVPAEKISWYRRLYLRVEALSSTKHALAAMLAVSVVDGSFFPVPPFALLVPMVMAQPKKWLRYAVLGTVASLVGGLLGYWLGTLINAGAVSFLNIDLNMRVQRFGIDASLGELLGQNFWVLALLCSVLPTPFKVVAIGSGMVSVPLDRFLLAAIIGRTLRFMAVSGVMRFAGPTARKWLRV